The Stenotrophomonas maltophilia sequence ACAAGAACGACGTTGAAGCACGCGAGATGTTCGACCGCCACTGGCAGGACCTGGGCCACGGCCTGCTGCTCAAGCGCTACCGCGACGACATCCTCAACGCCACCCCGCAGGAAATCTCGCAGGCGGCGATGGACACCGTGCCGCGCGTGATGCCGCTGTTCTGGACCTTCCGCGTGATGGCCGGTCTCGGCTTCTACTTGATCGCGTTCTTCGCGCTGGCCTTCTACTACTCCTGCCGCAACAACTTCCAGGACAAGCGCTGGTTCCTGCGCCTGGCCCTGTGGACGCTGCCGGCGCCGTGGATCGCGATCGAGTGCGGCTGGTTCGTGGCCGAGTACGGTCGCCAGCCGTGGGCGGTGGATGGCGTGCTGCCGACCTTCTATGCGGCATCGGGCCTGGCCCTGCACGAAATCGTGCTGACCCTGGCCGGCTTCACCGCGATCTACACCGCGCTGATCGTGGTCGAGATCAAGCTGATGCTCAAGGCGATCCGCAAGGGTCCGGACGAGGTGCTGCCGTCGCTGCAGTCCCCCCAGCCGCATGCTTCCCACAATGCCTCGGCGCCGGCCGCCGGCCAGGCCTGAGGCAGGAGAACCAAGATGGATTTCATTCTTCTGGACTACACCACGCTGCGCGTGATCTGGTGGCTGCTGCTCGGCATCCTGCTGATCGGTTTCGCCGTGATGGACGGTTTCGACCTGGGCGTGGGCACCCTGCTGCCCTTCGTTGCCCGCAATGACGCCGAGCGCCGGCTGGTGATCAACACCATCGGCCCGGTCTGGGAAGGCAACCAGGTGTGGCTGGTGCTCGGTGGCGGTGCGATCTTCGCCGCCTGGCCGCCGCTGTATGCGGTCAGCTTCTCCGGCTTCTACCTGGCGATGTTCGTGATCCTGTTCGCCCTGATCCTGCGTCCGGTCGGCTTCAAGTTCCGCAGCAAGATGCCGAGCGAGCGCTGGCGCAACACCTGGGACTGGGCGCTGTTCATCGGCGGCTTCATCCCGGCGCTGATCATGGGCGTGGCGGTGGGCAACGTACTGCTGGGCGTGCCGTTCCACTTCGATGACAGCATGCGCATCTTCTACACCGGCTCGTTCTTCGGCCTGCTGATGCCCTTCGCACTGTTGGCCGGCCTGCTCAGCGTGTCCATGCTGGTCGCCCACGGTGCCGCCATGCTGGTACTGAAGACCGACGGCCCGGTGGCCGAACGTGCAGCCCGCTTTGGCAGCATCGCTGCGATCATCGCCTTCGTGCTGTTCGCCGTGGGCGGCGCATGGGTGGCCTTCGGCCTGCCGGGGTACCAGATCACCTCGCAGGTGGTCACAGATGGCGCCACCAATCCGCTGCTGAAGACCGCCGAACTCGGCGCCGCCGGTGGCTGGATGCGCAACTACAGCACGATACCGGCCACGATCCTGGCCCCACTGCTCGGCCTGGCGGGCCTGCTGGCCAGCGCGGTGCTGCTGCGTGCCCGTCGTGGTGGCCTGGCCTTCATCGCCTCCGGTGCGGCCATCGCCGGCATCATCCTGACCGTCGGCTTCGCCATCTTCCCGTTCCTGCTGCCGTCCTCCAGCCAGCCCACCTCCAGCCTGACCGTGTGGGACGCCTCGTCCAGCCACCTGACCCTGTGGATCATGCTGCTGGCCACGGCGGTGTTCCTGCCGATCATCATCGGTTACACCACTTGGGTGTACCGCGTGCTGAAGGGCAAGACCACCACCGAAGAGATGGGCAACAACCCCAACGCGTATTGATTGCTTGCACGTGTGCCGGCCAACGGCCGGCACCTACCCGGAATGAAGGAGACTGATCATGTGGTATTTCGCCTGGATTCTCGGTGCCGGCCTCGCCTCGACGGTGGCCATCCTCAACGGCATGTGGTTCGAAGCCCGCGAGCAGAACCGCATCGAGAAGGAAAATCGTCGCTGAGCTGTAAAAAAGCCTTGCCGCCTTGGCCTTCACACGGTATCTTAGGCGGCTCCTTCGGGGTGTAGCTCAGTCTGGTAGAGCGCTACGTTCGGGACGTAGAGGTCGCAGGTTCGAATCCTGTCTCCCCGACCACTCACGTGGTCGCATTGAAGCCTGGTGAAGTCGTCCAGGCTTTTTTGTTCCCTGAAGTGGCACTGCTTCGGCAGTGTGAAGAAAACAGCATTCACCCCTTGCCGCCATCGGGGTGAATCGCTAGAATAGGCGGCTCCCTTCGGGGTGTAGCTCAGTCTGGTAGAGCGCTACGTTCGGGACGTAGAGGTCGCAGGTTCGAATCCTGTCTCCCCGACCACCTCGGTGGTCACCAAGAAGCCTGGAAGACATCACTGTCCTCCGGGTTTTTTTGTATCAAGCGCCAGCCCACCCGCATGACGGGACCTTGCCAGGCAGCGCACGTACAATGGCCGCGCTGCCGGCCCGCCTGCAGCCCCCACCCCCACCAGCCGCTTCGGCGTAGACCGATGCCGGCGCTGCATGCCGTTGCTGCGGCGTGCGACACCTGCAAGGACCACCGATGAGTTCCTCCACTTCCGATTCGCCGTCGCTGCTGCACGGTCGTGTCCTCGCGTTTGCCGCGATCCTGCTGGCAGCGGTCAACCTGCGCACTGCGGTCACCTCGATCACCCCGCTGCTGGACGTGCTCGGCCAGCAGTTCGGCTTCGGTACCACCATGACCGGCGTGCTGGGCATGCTGCCGACCGCCTCGTTCGCGCTGTTCGGCGTGGCCACGCCGGCACTGGCGCGGCGCCTGGGCCTGGAACGCACCACCCTGCTGGCGATGGTGATGGCGATGGCCGGCCTGCTTCTGCGCTCCAGCGCCGGCAACGTCGGCACGCTGCTGCTCGGTTCGGTGCTGGCACTGGCTGGCATGGGCATCGGCAACGTGGTGGTGCCGCCGCTGGTGAAGCGCTATTTCGCCAACAAGGTCGGCACCATGAGCACGCTGTACATCAGCGTGCTGCAGCTGGGCACGATGCTGCCGGCACTGCTGGCGGTACCGGTGGCCAATGCTGCGGGCTGGCGCGTATCGCTGGGCATGTGGGCGCTGCTGGCGCTCGCCGCCGCACTGCCGTGGCTGCTGCTGGCCAGTCGCGCGCCGAAGCCGCTGGCCGACGCCACCGACCCCACCGCACAACCGCACGGCAAGGTCTGGCGCACGTCGCTGGGCTGGAGCATGACGCTGATGTTCGGCATGACCTCGCTGATGACCTATTCGATGTTCACCTGGCTGCCGCGCATCGTGGTCGAGGCCGGGGGCACGCCCGCGTTCGGCGGCGTGATGGTGGCCGTGTTCTCGGCACTGGGCCTGCTGCCGTCGCTGGTCATCCCATCGATGGCGGTGCGCTTGCAGAACCCGTTCCCGCTGGTGCTGATCGGTTTCTTCTCGTTCGTGATCGCCTTCACCGGCCTGCTGCTGGCACCGATGAAGGCCCCGCTGCTGTGGGCCTGCCTGCTCGGCGTCGGTCCGTCCACCTTCCCGCTGGCGCTGACCCTGATCAACCTGCGCACGCGCACCCCCACCGGCTCGGCGGCGCTGTCCGGCTTCATGCAGGGCGTGGGCTACAGCTTCAGCTGCCTGGGGCCGTTCCTGGTCGGCTGGCTGCACACGGTCAGCGACGGCTGGACACTCCCGTTCAGCTTCCTGTTCGGCTGCGCCACCCTGATGCTGTGCGCCTCCTGGGTGGCCTGCAAGCCACGCAAGCTGGAAGACCTCTGGTAAGCCGTTGAGGGGCCGCGCGCCGGCCCCGCCTGCCGCTGGTCAGCCATTCCAGGAAAATTGACGCCGGACTGACAATTCCGGGCGGATAGTGCCCACGAATGCCCATCCTTGCCGCGTGCCGGCATTGGGCATGGGGGCGGCCTGGCCGCCCAGGCCACCACTCGGTGTGCGGGGGATTCTCGCTTCAGACAAGACATTGCAGGTCGCTGTCCGGGTTGTACCCGTCCTTGCTGGACGGGAGTGCACGAAGGGAGTGACGCAGGGCACGGCCATCCCCAAAACTGGCATGTGATGTGCGTCACATTTTTCACAGTTGTCTGGTCAGGAAGCCAAGGGGGTCCCCAATGGTTGTCCACCGCCGGCTGGCGCTTTGCGTCGGCCTCGCCTGCACTGCCCTGGCCTGGGCCAGCGGCGCTGCCCCGCCCGATCGCGAGGCGGCCCTGGCCGAGATCGGCCGCTACCGCGACCAGGCCCGATGGCTGGATGCGCTGGGCGCCATCGAGCGTGCCAGCCAGCAACAGCCCAACGACGATCTACTGTTCAAGCTGCGCGTGCTGACCCTGGGCGACATCGGCAATGCCTGGCGCGCATGGGAGCTGTACCAGCAGCGCCCGCAGCTGTTCGATGCGGCCCAGAAGCAACGCCTGGAAGGCGACTACCTGGCCAAGCTGGTGGTGTGGAGCCTGGCCTACAGCAGCAGCGAGGACAGCCGCCTGGAAGAGGCTGAATCGACCCTGGCGCGCATGCAGCGTTACCTCGGCAGCGAAGGCACACCGCCCGCCCAGCCCCCCCTGCGGATCCGCATCGACCGGCTGATCCTGCTCAACCGGCTGGGCCGCCATGCGCAGGTCCGCGAGGAAGCACGGGCACTGCAGGCCGAAGGCCACACTCTGCCCGACTACGTGCTGCCCGCAGTAGGCGATTCGTTGATGGGCACCCTGCACCCGGAGGAAGCCATTCCGGTGCTGCAGGCAGCCGTCGCCGGCGATCCCACGCGCGATGCCTCGCACTCGGAACTGGCGTACGCCTATCTGGAAAGCGAACAGCAGGAAAAGGCCATCGACCTGCTGCAGGCATGGCGCGACAAGGAACCCGCGTGGCGCTGGAGCAACGGCAAGTCGCCGTATGCGAACTGGTCGCGCTACGAGGCCGACCTGAACCTGGCAATGGTGCGCGCCTACAGCGGCGACCTGCGCACCGCACAGCACGACCTGGAATCGATGGTCGACATCGCACCGGGCAACGGCGGCCTGCAGAGCGCACTGGGCAGCGTGTACATGATGCGCGGATGGCCACGCATGGCCCTGCAGCGCCAGCAGATGGCACATGCGCTGGACCCACGCGACATCGAGCCGCGGCTCGGCATGGAAGAGGCATACGTTGCCCTGCAACGCGATGATCTGGCGCGGCCGCTGCACGACGATCTGGTAGCACGCTACCCGACCCAGCCCGCCGTCGAGCGCATGGACCAGGCCTGGCGCGTACATCGCGGTTGGCAGCTGAAGGCATGGACCGACATTGGCCGCAGCTCCGGCGGCGGCGGCACATCGCCGCTGGGCAACAACGACCGTCACTACGGCATGGAAGTGCAGACGCCGGTGCTCGACGACCGCTGGCGGCTGTTCGCCTTCGCCGACAGGCGCTCGGTCGACTTCCAGGATCAGCGCATCGACCCGCTGTGGCTGGGTGCGGGCGTGCGCTACCGCTTCGGCCGACTGGATGCCGAAGCCGCCGCGCTGCGTGCCAACGACCACGTCGGCGATACCGGTCTGCGTCTCGGTGTCGGCTGGCAGTTCAACGATTACTGGCATGCCGGGCTGGTGGCCGTGCGCAACGATCCGGAAGCCTCGATGCAGGCGCGCGTAGCCGGCATCACCGCTGACAGCGTGAGCGCGCAGGTGGACTACCGGCGCAGCGAGCTGACCCACTGGACGTTCGGTGCCAGCCGCTTCCGCTACGACGACGGCAACCACCGCGAACTGTTCAGCACCAGCATTGAACAGCGCCTGCTGACCCGCCCACGCTGGTTGATCGATGGCCTCGCCAGTGCCTACACCAGCCGGGGCAGCCGCGACGACGCGCCCTACTTCAACCCGAAGCGCGACCGCATGGTCGAGATCGGAATGCGCATCGACCAGCAGTTGTGGCGGCACTACGAGCGCCACTTCCGGCACCGGCTGACGGTCTCGCTGGGTGACTACTGGCAGGATGGCTTCGGCAGCGCGCTGGTCCCTTCGGTGTCCTACATGCACGAATGGCAGCTGGGCCAGGGCCGCGTGTTCGAGTACGGCGTGCGCTGGTCGCGGCCGGTCTACGACGGCCACCGCGAGCGTCATATCGGCTTCGAAGCCGCACTGCGCTGGGGAGAGTGACATGGCCCGCATCCTGCGACTGATCGTGCTCCTGCTGCTGGCTGCCGCACCGCCGGCGTTCGCGCAGCAGGCCCTGCATCTCGATGCCATTGACAACGGCCTGCTGATCCTCAGCTACCACGACATCCGCGACCAGGTCGCGGCCAAGGGTGATGCCGATACCTACGCGGTGAGCACGCAGAACTTCGCCGCGCACCTGGATTGGCTGGGTGCGCACGGCTATCACCCGGTGTCGTTGTCGCAGGTGATCGACGCCTCACAGGGCCGCGCCACGCTGCCGCCAAAGCCCGTGCTGCTGACCTTCGATGACGGCCTGCGCAGCGTCTACGACAAAGCGTTCCCGCTGCTGCAGGCCTACCGCTACCCGGCGCTGGTGGCAGTGATCACCGATTACGTGGACATGGCGCCCGGGCGCACCATCGACTATGGCTACCGCCCGTTCGGCCACGATGACTTCGTTACCTGGGCGCAGCTGAAGCAGATGCACGGCAGCGGCCTGATCGAAGTGGCCAGCCATACCGACGACCTGCATCACGGTGTGCTTGCCAATCCACAGGGCAACTCCACGCCGGCCGTGGTGACCCGCGTCTACAGCCCGGCCACCCACAGCTACGAAAGCGAAGCCCAGTACGAACAACGCCTGCGCGCCGACCTCTCGCGCAGCGTGCAGCGCATCCAGCAGCACCTGGGCATCCGCCCGCGCGCCATCGTCTGGCCCTATGCCGCCTACAACCAGCTGAGCAACGACATCGCCGAGCAGCTGGGCATGCCGGTATCCTTCGATCTGGAAGGCCGCAGCACACCGGTGGCCAGCGACCTGCATGGGCTGGCGCGCTTCCTGGTCAGCGACAACCCGACCGTGGAGGGCCTGGCCTACGAGCTGCGCCGCGACGTTGCGCTCGATGGCATCCGCGCGTTGCAGGTCGACCTGGATGATGTATACGACCCGGACCCGGCACAGCAGGCGCGCAACCTCGATGCGCTGATCGAGCGGGTCAAGCGCATCTCGCCCACCCACGTCTACCTGCAGGCCTTCGCCGACCCCGACGGCAACAACACCGCCGACGCACTGTACTTCCCCAACCGGCACATGCCGATGCGCGCGGACCTGTTCAGCCGGGTCGCCTGGCAGCTGAAGTCGCGCGCGGGGGTGAAGGTGTACGCCTGGCTGCCGGTGCTCGGGTTCGAGCTGCCCGATCCGGTGCAGCGGAAGACGTTGGCGATCCAAAACGGTGATGCCGACGGCATGTACCGGCTGGACTTCACCAACCCGAAGGCACGCCAGATCATGCTCGACATCTACGAGGATCTGGCCGTCAACTCGTACTTCGAAGGCCTGCTCTTCCATGATGATGGTTACCTGCGCGACACAGAACTGCCGGCGCTGGCAGCAGGCGACGATGGCAGCGCACGCACCCGGGCGCTGATCGACTTCACCCTGGCCCTGCGTGACAGTGCGCAGCGTTGGCGACCGAAGCTGGCGACAGTGCGCAACCTGTATGCCGAGCCGGTGTTGCGCCCGCAGAGTGAGGCCTGGTTTGCACAGCGCCTGGACCTGTTCAACAAGGCTTACGACCAGACCGCGCTGATGGCGATGCCATGGATGGAAGGCAGCAGGCACCCGGAACGTTGGCTTGACCAGCTGCTGGCCGCGGTGCGCGCGCACGATCCCCAGCTGCAGCACACCCTGTTCGAACTGCAGACCGTGGATTGGCGCAGCGGCCAGCCGATTCCCGCCGAACGTCTGCGCGCGCAGATCCGCCAGCTGCAGGCGCAGGGCGTCCACCATTTCGCCTGGTACCCGGATGACTTCATCGCCGGCCAGCCTTCCACCCATGATGCCCGCGCGGCGATGTCCGCCGGCAACTTCCCGTACCCGGAGAAGTGACATGGACATGCATCCGCTGCTGCAGGTCCTGTTCCAGTTCGCCTTCTACTACCCGATGGTGATGGCGTTCTTCTGGATGTCGGGCGGTCTGTATTACTACTTCCGGCGCGAACGCCATTCGCGGCCGCGCAATGATCCTCCGTTGATGGTCGATCCACCGTTCGCTAGCCTGCTGATTCCCTGCCACAACGAATCGGAGAACCTGGACGACACCCTGGGGGCCGCGCTGGCGCAGCGCTATCCGGCCGACTACGAGGTAATCGCCATCGACGATGGCAGCAGTGACGACACCGGCGCCCGGCTCGATGTGCTGGCGGCGAAGCATCCCCGGCTGCGCGTGCTGCACCTGGACCGCAACCTCGGCAAGGCCAATGCGCTGCGAATGGGGGCGCTGGCGGCACGCTCGGAGTACCTGGTGTGCATCGATGGCGATGCCATGCTGGAGGAACACGCCCTGCACTGGATGGTCTGGCACCTGGTCAGTGGCAGCCGGGTCGGCGCGGTCACCGGCAACCCACGCATCCGCAACCGTTCCACCCTGCTCGGGCGCCTGCAGGTGGCCGAGTTCTCTTCGATCATCGGCATGATCAAGCGCGCGCAACGTGTCTACGGGCGCATCTTCACGATCTCCGGGGTCATCGCCGGCTTCCGTCGTACCGCACTGCACCAGGTCGGCTGGTGGTCGGACGACATGGTGACCGAGGACATCGACATCAGCTGGCGCCTGCAGCGTGCGCACTGGGACATCCGCTACGAGCCCAACGCGCTGTGCTTCATCCTGATGCCGGAAACGCTGAAAGGCCTGTGGCGGCAACGGCTGCGCTGGGCGCAGGGCGGCGTGGAAGTGATGCTGCGGCATGCGCGTTCACTGCTGCACTGGAAGGAGCGGCGCATGTGGGGCGTGCTGCTGGAGTATGTGCTGAGCGTGATCTGGGCCTACACCATGCTGTTCATCGTGGTGTTGTGGGTGCTGGGCAAGCTCATCGACATGCCGCCGCAGCTGTACATCGCCAGCCTGCTGCCGCAATGGCATGGCGTGATTCTGGCCCTGGTCTGCCTGCTGCAGTTCGCCAGCAGCCTGATCATCGACCGTCGTTACGAAACACAGATTGGACGCAACTACTTCTGGGTCATCTGGTACCCGATGGCGTACTGGCTGATCAGCCTTTCCACCACCCTGGTGGCGCTTCCCAAGACCCTGCTGCGCCGTCGCAGCAAGCGCGCTACCTGGACCAGCCCTGACCGGGGGATCCGATGAACGCACAACACCCGTCCAACCGCTTCGACTCGCGGATGATCCGCAAGCCACATCATCAACCGCGCTTCCAGCGCACCGCCTGGGGCTTTGTCACCCTCGCGTTCTGGGGGTTCTACTTCTACCTGTGGGCGCCACTGGTGACCTTGGTGTCGTGGCTGATCGGCGGACAGATGGCCTGGCAGCAGCTGTATGAACGCAAGAACCAGTTCGACCCCTACGTGCTGGTCGCGCTGCCGCTGATGCTGCTGTGTGCAAGCGTGCTGCTGATCGGTTGGGCCGAGTACAACCGTGCGCGTTTCCGTGGCCACGAACGGCGCCTGCCACGGCCATTGGCCAGCCTCAATGAAGTAGCCGCCGATCTCGGCGCCAGCACCGGCCTGGCCGAGCGGCTGCTGGGCTGCAAGTCCGCTACGCTGCACATGGATGAGCATGCGCGGCCGGTGGGCATCCGCCGCGAGGTGGTGTAGCCCAACAACCCGGTGGGTGCCGGCCGTGGTCGGCACTTGCTTTGGTAGATGCCGACCTTGGTCGGCACCGGGGTCTACCGCGAAGAGCATCCACGCATGGGGTGGATCTACTTGCGCGTCTGCCCTTCGCCACGCACCACGAAGCGCTCGACGGTGAGCGCTTCCAGTCCCATCGGGCCGTAGGCATGCAGCCGTGTGGTGGAAATGCCGATCTCGCTGCCCAGGCCGAGCTGGCCGCCATCGGAAAAGCGCGATGAGGCATTCACCATCACCACCGCCGAGCGCAGCGCGTTGACGAAGCGTTCGGCTTGACCGGCATCTTCAGTGGCGATCACTTCGGTATGGTCGGAGGTGTAGGCACGGATGTGCGCGATGGCCGCATCGAGATCGTCCACCACGCGCACCGCCAGTACCAGGTCGAGAAACTCGGCGGCGTAGTCGTCTTCGGTGGCCAGCGTGCTGCCCGGCAGCAGGGACTGCGCACCCGCATCGGCACGCAGCTGCACGCCGCGCTCGCCCAACGCCTTCGCCACGCGCGGCAGGAACGACCCGGCGACGTCACGGTGCACCAGCAACGTCTCCAGCGAATTGCAGGCTGCAGGACGACTGCACTTGCCATCCACCAGCAGATCGAGAGCCTTGCCAAGGTCGGCACTGGCATCCACGAACAGGTGGCAGACGCCCTTGTAGTGCTTGATCACCGGCACCCGTGCGTGTTCGGCGACGAAACGGATCAGGCCTTCGCCACCACGCGGAATCGCAAGGTCGATCAGCTCGTGCAGCTGCAGCAGTTCCAGCATCGCCTCGCGGCGCAGGTCGGTCAGCACCGTCACTGCGGCCGGTGCCACGCCGTTGGCCTTGAGTGCTCCCGCCAGCGCCTGCGCGATGGCGGTGTTGGAATGGATCGCTTCGGAGCCGCCACGCAGGATCACGCCATTGCCAGCCTTCAGGCACAGCGCAGCGGCTTCGGCGGTCACGTTCGGGCGCGCCTCGTAGATCATCGCGATCACGCCCAGCGGCACGCGCACCTTCTGCACTCGGATCCCGTTCGGGCGCACGTCATCGCGGGTCACCTGGCCGACCGGATCTGGCAATCCGGCCACTTCGCGCACGGCCTCGGCCATCGCGAACAGGCGCGGCGGATCCAGTGCCAGCCGATCAAGCATGGCGCTGCCCACGCCTTTCCCGCGTGCAGCGGCAAGGTCGCGCGCGTTGCCGGCCAGGATCAGCCCGGCGTTCACCTCCAGTGCCTGTGCCATCGCCAGCAGCAGCGCGCGCCGGGCGTCACTGTCGAGACCGGCGACCACCTGGGCCGCGTCACGGCAGGCCCGCGCCTGCGCTTCGATGTCGCTCATCGGAATGTCCTTCAATGCGGTCATGGCAGCACCAGGTCGTCACGATGGACGACGCTGCCGCCGTAGTTGTAGCCGAGCACGGCCTGGATGTCGCGCGAATGGCGGCCAGCAATGCGGCGCACGTCGTCGGCCGCGTACTGGCTGACACCGCGGGCGATGCACACGCGCCCCTGCGATGCGTCCCAGCACACCTGCACCATGTCGCCACGGCGGAACGTCCCTTCCGCACCAGTGATGCCGCCAGGCAACAGCGAAGCGCCCTTCTCGCGCATCGCCTGTGCAGCACCGGCATCGACCAGGATCGCG is a genomic window containing:
- the cydB gene encoding cytochrome d ubiquinol oxidase subunit II; the protein is MDFILLDYTTLRVIWWLLLGILLIGFAVMDGFDLGVGTLLPFVARNDAERRLVINTIGPVWEGNQVWLVLGGGAIFAAWPPLYAVSFSGFYLAMFVILFALILRPVGFKFRSKMPSERWRNTWDWALFIGGFIPALIMGVAVGNVLLGVPFHFDDSMRIFYTGSFFGLLMPFALLAGLLSVSMLVAHGAAMLVLKTDGPVAERAARFGSIAAIIAFVLFAVGGAWVAFGLPGYQITSQVVTDGATNPLLKTAELGAAGGWMRNYSTIPATILAPLLGLAGLLASAVLLRARRGGLAFIASGAAIAGIILTVGFAIFPFLLPSSSQPTSSLTVWDASSSHLTLWIMLLATAVFLPIIIGYTTWVYRVLKGKTTTEEMGNNPNAY
- the cydX gene encoding cytochrome bd-I oxidase subunit CydX, which encodes MWYFAWILGAGLASTVAILNGMWFEAREQNRIEKENRR
- a CDS encoding CynX/NimT family MFS transporter; its protein translation is MSSSTSDSPSLLHGRVLAFAAILLAAVNLRTAVTSITPLLDVLGQQFGFGTTMTGVLGMLPTASFALFGVATPALARRLGLERTTLLAMVMAMAGLLLRSSAGNVGTLLLGSVLALAGMGIGNVVVPPLVKRYFANKVGTMSTLYISVLQLGTMLPALLAVPVANAAGWRVSLGMWALLALAAALPWLLLASRAPKPLADATDPTAQPHGKVWRTSLGWSMTLMFGMTSLMTYSMFTWLPRIVVEAGGTPAFGGVMVAVFSALGLLPSLVIPSMAVRLQNPFPLVLIGFFSFVIAFTGLLLAPMKAPLLWACLLGVGPSTFPLALTLINLRTRTPTGSAALSGFMQGVGYSFSCLGPFLVGWLHTVSDGWTLPFSFLFGCATLMLCASWVACKPRKLEDLW
- the pgaA gene encoding poly-beta-1,6 N-acetyl-D-glucosamine export porin PgaA, whose translation is MVVHRRLALCVGLACTALAWASGAAPPDREAALAEIGRYRDQARWLDALGAIERASQQQPNDDLLFKLRVLTLGDIGNAWRAWELYQQRPQLFDAAQKQRLEGDYLAKLVVWSLAYSSSEDSRLEEAESTLARMQRYLGSEGTPPAQPPLRIRIDRLILLNRLGRHAQVREEARALQAEGHTLPDYVLPAVGDSLMGTLHPEEAIPVLQAAVAGDPTRDASHSELAYAYLESEQQEKAIDLLQAWRDKEPAWRWSNGKSPYANWSRYEADLNLAMVRAYSGDLRTAQHDLESMVDIAPGNGGLQSALGSVYMMRGWPRMALQRQQMAHALDPRDIEPRLGMEEAYVALQRDDLARPLHDDLVARYPTQPAVERMDQAWRVHRGWQLKAWTDIGRSSGGGGTSPLGNNDRHYGMEVQTPVLDDRWRLFAFADRRSVDFQDQRIDPLWLGAGVRYRFGRLDAEAAALRANDHVGDTGLRLGVGWQFNDYWHAGLVAVRNDPEASMQARVAGITADSVSAQVDYRRSELTHWTFGASRFRYDDGNHRELFSTSIEQRLLTRPRWLIDGLASAYTSRGSRDDAPYFNPKRDRMVEIGMRIDQQLWRHYERHFRHRLTVSLGDYWQDGFGSALVPSVSYMHEWQLGQGRVFEYGVRWSRPVYDGHRERHIGFEAALRWGE
- the pgaB gene encoding poly-beta-1,6-N-acetyl-D-glucosamine N-deacetylase PgaB codes for the protein MARILRLIVLLLLAAAPPAFAQQALHLDAIDNGLLILSYHDIRDQVAAKGDADTYAVSTQNFAAHLDWLGAHGYHPVSLSQVIDASQGRATLPPKPVLLTFDDGLRSVYDKAFPLLQAYRYPALVAVITDYVDMAPGRTIDYGYRPFGHDDFVTWAQLKQMHGSGLIEVASHTDDLHHGVLANPQGNSTPAVVTRVYSPATHSYESEAQYEQRLRADLSRSVQRIQQHLGIRPRAIVWPYAAYNQLSNDIAEQLGMPVSFDLEGRSTPVASDLHGLARFLVSDNPTVEGLAYELRRDVALDGIRALQVDLDDVYDPDPAQQARNLDALIERVKRISPTHVYLQAFADPDGNNTADALYFPNRHMPMRADLFSRVAWQLKSRAGVKVYAWLPVLGFELPDPVQRKTLAIQNGDADGMYRLDFTNPKARQIMLDIYEDLAVNSYFEGLLFHDDGYLRDTELPALAAGDDGSARTRALIDFTLALRDSAQRWRPKLATVRNLYAEPVLRPQSEAWFAQRLDLFNKAYDQTALMAMPWMEGSRHPERWLDQLLAAVRAHDPQLQHTLFELQTVDWRSGQPIPAERLRAQIRQLQAQGVHHFAWYPDDFIAGQPSTHDARAAMSAGNFPYPEK
- the pgaC gene encoding poly-beta-1,6-N-acetyl-D-glucosamine synthase, whose protein sequence is MDMHPLLQVLFQFAFYYPMVMAFFWMSGGLYYYFRRERHSRPRNDPPLMVDPPFASLLIPCHNESENLDDTLGAALAQRYPADYEVIAIDDGSSDDTGARLDVLAAKHPRLRVLHLDRNLGKANALRMGALAARSEYLVCIDGDAMLEEHALHWMVWHLVSGSRVGAVTGNPRIRNRSTLLGRLQVAEFSSIIGMIKRAQRVYGRIFTISGVIAGFRRTALHQVGWWSDDMVTEDIDISWRLQRAHWDIRYEPNALCFILMPETLKGLWRQRLRWAQGGVEVMLRHARSLLHWKERRMWGVLLEYVLSVIWAYTMLFIVVLWVLGKLIDMPPQLYIASLLPQWHGVILALVCLLQFASSLIIDRRYETQIGRNYFWVIWYPMAYWLISLSTTLVALPKTLLRRRSKRATWTSPDRGIR
- the pgaD gene encoding poly-beta-1,6-N-acetyl-D-glucosamine biosynthesis protein PgaD; this encodes MNAQHPSNRFDSRMIRKPHHQPRFQRTAWGFVTLAFWGFYFYLWAPLVTLVSWLIGGQMAWQQLYERKNQFDPYVLVALPLMLLCASVLLIGWAEYNRARFRGHERRLPRPLASLNEVAADLGASTGLAERLLGCKSATLHMDEHARPVGIRREVV
- a CDS encoding glutamate-5-semialdehyde dehydrogenase, giving the protein MTALKDIPMSDIEAQARACRDAAQVVAGLDSDARRALLLAMAQALEVNAGLILAGNARDLAAARGKGVGSAMLDRLALDPPRLFAMAEAVREVAGLPDPVGQVTRDDVRPNGIRVQKVRVPLGVIAMIYEARPNVTAEAAALCLKAGNGVILRGGSEAIHSNTAIAQALAGALKANGVAPAAVTVLTDLRREAMLELLQLHELIDLAIPRGGEGLIRFVAEHARVPVIKHYKGVCHLFVDASADLGKALDLLVDGKCSRPAACNSLETLLVHRDVAGSFLPRVAKALGERGVQLRADAGAQSLLPGSTLATEDDYAAEFLDLVLAVRVVDDLDAAIAHIRAYTSDHTEVIATEDAGQAERFVNALRSAVVMVNASSRFSDGGQLGLGSEIGISTTRLHAYGPMGLEALTVERFVVRGEGQTRK